The Sebastes fasciatus isolate fSebFas1 chromosome 13, fSebFas1.pri, whole genome shotgun sequence genome includes a region encoding these proteins:
- the LOC141780056 gene encoding NACHT, LRR and PYD domains-containing protein 3-like has protein sequence MASHEELLLGVLQDLGNEEFEHFRWLLKKAEVDDFPAIPKSRLEEANRLETVDQMVQTYGLPGALQITVEVLKKIPRNDLVERFSKSGFEPNKDATDVGETSENTGASSIQQAQAAPHPATAPGAQDEDLMVPRPKPSRSITSYQCILQSNLQNKYMCIPEGLSKQKDKKHLDDIYTELYMIDGTDADFNRYHEVRHIEMTSRKPEGTERSIQHNDIFKHPSGENTPVRMVLTTGIAGIGKTFLVHKFILDWAEGRANQDVHLMFPFTFRQLNLLKGKRFRLAEFIHKCICESQDIKEEALNYIFTKLQASGNTNYDKSKFKLLFVLDGLDESRLQLDFSGMKDCSIDEPLLVSDLLAYLIQGKLLPSARLWITTRPAAINQIPLDFVDIMTEVRGFTDPQKEEYFRKRFRDVQMVNRIISHIKTSQSLHIMCHIPVFCWITATVLKQILGEDERKKIPQTLTEMYTKFLVFQMKQTALKYDTNKNIEIIESLAKLAFHQLERGNLIFYETDLNNSGIHLSEASVYSGVFTQIFKEDDGLNEDKMFCFVHLSIHEFLAALFVVLSLFNDRKDVMAEPQTLLQHLRVLFRKASATEICKKAVDKALRSPNGHLDLFLRFLLGLSLKSNQDLLQGLLKQTGTGAETNQKLVKYIKKKIRENPSPERCINLFHCLSELKDSSLVDEIQHYLRTGSLSKAPLSPAQWSALVYVLLSSEKDLDVFDLKEYSKSEEVLMRMLPLVKASTTALLNQCELSHLSCEALASVLSSQSSSLRKLDLSNNNLQDSGVNLLSAGLNSPHCKLENLRLSSCEVTEEGCGSLALSLSADCSHQTELYLMIYNLQSPRIPDGNVSYKPMYYSERSTEDVRCHKLGQYCSLRELDLSNNNLQDDGLKLISTGLESPHCRLETLSLSWCNLSKRGCGYLASALSEKSSNLRNLDLSNNDLYDTGVNRLSEGLESLSCRLETLRLSGCLVTELGCAYLASALNSNPSHLRELDLSYNHPGDSGVNLLSAGLEDPRWRLDTLSVDPRGESMILPGLRKYACDLTLDPNTAHKRFLLSHGDRQVTNVRQEQPYPDHPERFQHSYQVLCTNGLTGRCYWEVEWKGPVFVGVTYRGICRKGREDDSLLGFNDKSWCLDCNKNTDWHNGKGKVIPTKSFSAFNRLGVYLDWPAGVLSFYRVSSDILTHLHTFNTTFTEPLYPGLMVLGSDSFALLCTS, from the exons ATGGCATCACATGAGGAGCTCCTCTTGGGAGTACTGCAGGACTTGGGGAATGAGGAGTTCGAGCATTTCAGGTGGCTCCTAAAGAAGGCTGAAGTAGACGACTTCCCAGCTATCCCAAAGAGCCGGCTGGAGGAGGCCAACAGGCTGGAGACGGTGGACCAGATGGTGCAGACCTACGGCCTTCCTGGAGCTCTGCAGATCACAGTGGAAGTTCTGAAGAAGATCCCCAGGAATGATTTAGTGGAGCGTTTCTCCAAAAGTGGTTTTGAACCCAACA AGGATGCCACTGATGttggagagacttcagagaacACAGGAGCTTCTTCCATTCAACAGGCACAGGCAGCTCCTCACCCTGCCACCGCGCCTGGGGCTCAGGATGAAG ATTTGATGGTGCCAAGACCAAAGCCTTCACGATCCATCACATCATACCAATGCATTCTCCAGTCAAACCTCCAGAACAAGTACATGTGTATACCAGAGGGGTTGTCAAAGCAGAAGGATAAGAAACATCTTGATGATATCTACACGGAGCTCTACATGATAGATGGGACTGATGCAGATTTCAACAGGTACCATGAGGTCAGGCACATTGAGATGACCTCAAGAAAACCGGAAGGAACCGAGAGATCGATTCAGCACAACGACATTTTCAAACACCCTTCTGGAGAAAACACACCGGTAAGAATGGTGCTGACCACTGGGATTGCAGGAATCGGAAAAACGTTCCTTGTACACAAATTCATCCTGGACTGGGCTGAAGGAAGAGCCAATCAAGATGTGCATCTCATGTTCCCGTTCACCTTCCGCCAGCTGAATTTACTGAAGGGCAAAAGGTTTCGTTTGGCAGAGTTCATTCACAAATGTATCTGCgaaagtcaagatatcaaagagGAGGCTCTTAATTACATCTTCACAAAACTACAGGCTTCAGGAAACACCAACTACGACAAGAGTAAATTCAAACTTCTGTTTGTGCTTGATGGGCTGGACGAAAGCCGCCTTCAGCTCGACTTCAGTGGCATGAAAGATTGTTCTATTGATGAGCCACTGTTGGTGAGTGATCTGCTGGCGTACCTCATCCAGGGGAAACTGCTCCCCTCTGCTCGCCTCTGGATAACCACACGACCTGCAGCAATCAATCAGATCCCTCTGGACTTTGTTGACATCATGACAGAGGTGAGAGGGTTCACTGACccacagaaggaggagtacttcaggaagAGATTCAGAGATGTGCAGATGGTCAACAGAATCATCTCCCATATTAAGACATCTCaaagcctccacatcatgtgccaCATCCcggtcttctgctggatcaccgCTACAGTTCTGAAGCAAATATTGGGAgaagatgagagaaaaaaaattcctCAAACTCTGACCGAAATGTATACAAAATTCCTTGTGTTTCAGATGAAGCAGACAGCACTGAAGTATGACACAAATAAGAACATAGAGATCATCGAGTCACTTGCAAAGCTGGCATTTCACCAGTTGGAGAGAGGTAATCTGATCTTCTATGAGACCGACTTGAACAACAGTGGCATTCATCTTAGTGAAGCATCGGTGTACTCGGGGGTGTTCACACAGATCTTCAAGGAAGACGACGGGCTGAACGAAGACAAGATGTTTTGCTTTGTGCATCTGAGCATCCATGAGTTTTTGGCAGCTCTCTTTGTGGTCCTGTCACTTTTTAACGACAGAAAGGATGTGATGGCTGAACCGCAAACACTTCTCCAACATCTGCGGGTGCTTTTCAGAAAAGCATCCGCAACGGAGATCTGTAAGAAAGCTGTGGACAAGGCCTTGCGGAGTCCAAATGGACACCTCGACTTGTTCCTCCGCTTCCTCCTGGGCCTTTCGTTGAAGTCGAATCAGGATCTCTTACAAGGCCTGCTGAAACAAACGGGGACAGGCGCAGAGACCAACCAGAAGCTAGTGAAGTACATCAAAAAGAAGATCAGGGAGAATCCCTCACCAGAGAGATGCATTAACCTCTTCCACTGTCTGAGTGAGCTGAAGGACAGTTCCCTAGTAGATGAGATCCAACATTACCTGAGAACAGGAAGCCTCTCCAAAGcccctctctctccagctcAGTGGTCAGCCCTGGTCTATGTGTTACTGTCATCAGAAAAAGACCTGGATGTGTTTGACCTAAAGGAATACTCCAAATCAGAGGAGGTTCTGATGAGAATGCTGCCATTGGTCAAAGCCTCAACAACGGCACT ACTGAACCAATGTGAGCTCTCACACCTATCTTGTGAAGCTCTGGCTTCAGTTCTCAGCTCGCAGTCCTCCAGTCTGAGAAagctggacctgagtaacaacAACCTGCAGGATTCGGGAGTGAATCTGCTCTCTGCTGGATTGAACAGTCCACACTGTAAACTGGAAAATCTAAG GTTGTCAAGCTGTGAGGTCACAGAGGAAGGCTGCGGTTCTTTGGCCTTATCCCTGAGCGCCGACTGCTCCCATCAGACAGAGCTGTACCTGATGATCTACAATCTACAATCACCAAGAATACCAGATGGGAATGTGTCATATAA ACCAATGTACTACTCTGAGCGGAGTACAGAAGACGTGCGCTGTCACAAGTTGGGACAATATTGcagtctgagagagctggacctgagtaacaacAACCTGCAGGATGATGGACTAAAGCTGATCTCTACtggactggagagtccacactgtagactggaaaCTCTTAG TCTCAGTTGGTGTAACCTGTCGAAGAGAGGCTGTGGATATCTGGCCTCAGCTCTCAGCGAAAAGTCCTCCAATCTGAGAAACCTGGACCTGAGTAACAATGACCTGTATGATACAGGAGTGAATCGGCTCTCTGAAGGACTGGAAAGTCTATCTTGTAGACTGGAAACACTTAG GTTGTCAGGCTGCCTGGTCACAGAGTTAGGCTGTGCTTAtttggcctcagctctgaactCTAACCCGTCCCAtttgagagagctggacctgagctaCAACCATCCAGGAGACTCAGGGGTGaatctcctctctgctggactggaggatCCACGGTGGAGACTGGACACTCTCAG TGTTGATCCTCGTGGAGAGTCCATGATCTTGCCTGGGCTGAGGAAAT ACGCCTGTGACCTCACACTAGACCCAAACACAGCACACAAGAGGTTCCTCCTGTCTCATGGTGACAGACAGGTCACAAACGTAAGACAGGAGCAGCCCTACCCTGATCATCCAGAGAGGTTTCAACACAGTTACCAGGTTCTGTGTACAAACGGTCTGACTGGGcgctgttactgggaggtggagtggaaAGGACCAGTttttgtaggagtgacatacaGAGGAATCTGCAGGAAAGGACGGGAGGATGACTCTCTGCTCGGGTTTAACGACAAGTCCTGGTGCTTAGACTGCAACAAGAACACTGATTGGCACAACGGAAAGGGCAAAGTCATACCTACAAAATCCTTCAGTGCTTTCAACAGATTAGGGGTGTATCTGGACTGGCCTGCTGGcgttctgtccttctacagagtCTCCTCTGACATACTGACCCACCTCCACACCTTCAACACCACATTCACTGAACCCCTCTATCCTGGGTTGATGGTTCTCGGCTCTGATTCATTTGCATTATTGTGTACGTCTTAG